A section of the Polynucleobacter sp. AP-Sving-400A-A2 genome encodes:
- a CDS encoding polyprenyl synthetase family protein encodes MMSTVKTNELSQILAPIALDFKALDGLIRLRLASKVALIDQISTYIIQAGGKRVRPALLLLVSKALANDKASPHALDLAAVVEFIHTATLLHDDVVDESTLRRGRETANAAFGNAASVLVGDFLYSRAFQMMVGPNDLRVMEILSDATNTIAEGEVLQLLNMNDPEVDEESYLRVIRYKTAKLFEASTELGAILAGADEKQRAQSAAFGRHIGTAFQLMDDLLDYTADASQMGKNAGDDLREGKPTLPLIHLLENGSNEERLLVRAAIEQNQDLPNDVFQQILSAVQNSGALDYTQATAKQEVDLALECLKEFPQNEATIALHALCRYSLSRQT; translated from the coding sequence ATGATGAGCACTGTCAAAACCAATGAATTAAGCCAAATTTTGGCCCCAATAGCCTTAGATTTCAAGGCCTTAGATGGGCTTATTCGCCTGCGATTGGCCTCAAAAGTTGCCTTAATTGACCAAATCTCGACTTACATCATCCAGGCAGGTGGAAAACGGGTTAGACCCGCTCTTTTACTCTTAGTCAGCAAAGCTTTGGCAAATGACAAAGCAAGCCCACATGCCTTAGATCTGGCAGCGGTAGTGGAATTTATCCACACAGCCACCCTTTTGCATGACGATGTTGTTGATGAATCCACCCTCAGAAGGGGTCGAGAAACCGCTAATGCCGCTTTTGGCAATGCAGCGAGCGTGCTGGTAGGCGATTTTCTGTATTCAAGAGCGTTTCAGATGATGGTGGGGCCTAATGACTTGCGGGTCATGGAAATCCTGTCCGATGCCACCAATACGATTGCTGAGGGCGAGGTTTTACAACTCCTCAATATGAACGACCCTGAAGTTGATGAAGAAAGCTATTTGCGGGTGATTCGCTATAAAACCGCGAAGTTATTTGAAGCGTCTACAGAGCTTGGGGCAATTTTAGCCGGTGCTGATGAAAAACAAAGAGCGCAATCTGCTGCTTTTGGTCGCCATATTGGCACTGCTTTCCAATTAATGGATGACCTGTTGGATTACACCGCCGATGCATCCCAAATGGGGAAAAATGCTGGTGATGACTTACGAGAAGGTAAGCCTACGCTACCGCTCATTCATCTTCTCGAAAACGGCAGTAACGAGGAACGCTTACTCGTTCGTGCAGCAATCGAACAAAATCAAGATTTGCCAAATGATGTCTTCCAGCAGATTCTGAGTGCAGTTCAAAATTCTGGCGCACTGGATTACACCCAAGCCACTGCAAAGCAAGAAGTCGATCTCGCACTTGAATGCCTTAAAGAATTTCCTCAAAATGAGGCAACAATCGCACTACATGCCTTGTGCAGATACTCTCTGTCTAGGCAGACCTAA
- the rplU gene encoding 50S ribosomal protein L21, producing MYAVIKTGGKQYKVAAGEKLKIEQIPAEIGSEITLDQVLAVGEGASLKLGDPLVNGAAVMATVVSQGRHDKVTIFKMRRRKHYQKHQGHRQNYTEILINTIKA from the coding sequence ATGTACGCGGTCATAAAAACCGGTGGCAAACAGTATAAAGTTGCTGCAGGCGAAAAATTGAAAATAGAACAGATACCAGCGGAAATCGGCAGCGAAATCACTCTTGACCAAGTCTTAGCCGTAGGCGAAGGCGCTTCACTCAAATTGGGTGATCCATTGGTTAATGGTGCAGCTGTGATGGCCACTGTCGTCTCCCAGGGACGTCACGATAAAGTGACAATCTTTAAGATGCGCCGTCGCAAGCATTATCAAAAGCACCAAGGCCATCGTCAGAATTACACAGAAATTCTGATTAACACGATTAAAGCTTAA
- the rpmA gene encoding 50S ribosomal protein L27 codes for MAQKKGGGSTRNGRDSESKRLGVKVFGGEQINAGSIIIRQRGTRVHPGMNVGIGKDHTLFALIDGQVEFGVKGALKKAQVSVLPRS; via the coding sequence ATGGCACAGAAAAAAGGCGGCGGTTCGACACGAAATGGCCGCGACTCAGAATCGAAACGCTTAGGCGTTAAAGTTTTTGGCGGCGAGCAAATCAATGCTGGCAGCATCATCATTCGTCAACGTGGTACACGAGTACATCCAGGTATGAACGTTGGTATTGGCAAAGATCACACTTTGTTTGCCTTAATTGACGGACAAGTGGAATTTGGCGTTAAGGGTGCTTTGAAGAAGGCCCAGGTTTCAGTTCTCCCGCGTTCATAA
- the obgE gene encoding GTPase ObgE, giving the protein MKFIDEARIEVIAGQGGAGSASMRREKFIEFGGPDGGDGGKGGSVWATADRNINTLIDYRYAKTHTAKNGEPGRGADCYGRAGDDIELRMPVGTIISDYETGEPIADLTTHGERLCLAQGGVGGWGNIHFKSSTNRAPRQKTNGKDGERRKLKLELKVLADVGLLGMPNAGKSTLITAVSNARPKIADYPFTTLHPNLGVVRVGAERSFVIADIPGLIEGAAEGAGLGHRFLRHLQRTGVLLHLVDIAPFDDNIDPVADAVAIVNELRKYDEALVEKPRWLVLNKVDMIPEEDRKKVVADFIKRFKWKGPVFEISALTGLGCDKLCYSLQDYLDSVRKDRDDADERAADPRYQEQAQPEDKTPD; this is encoded by the coding sequence ATGAAATTTATAGACGAAGCTCGTATTGAAGTCATAGCCGGCCAAGGTGGCGCCGGGAGTGCCTCCATGCGCCGCGAAAAGTTTATCGAATTCGGTGGTCCTGATGGTGGTGACGGTGGCAAAGGCGGAAGTGTTTGGGCTACTGCGGATCGCAACATCAATACCTTGATTGATTATCGCTACGCTAAAACGCACACCGCAAAAAATGGTGAGCCTGGCCGTGGCGCTGATTGCTATGGTCGCGCCGGTGATGATATTGAGTTGCGTATGCCGGTGGGCACCATCATTTCTGATTATGAAACTGGTGAGCCAATTGCTGACTTAACTACCCACGGTGAGCGCCTTTGTTTGGCGCAGGGCGGCGTTGGTGGCTGGGGAAATATTCACTTTAAGAGTAGTACGAACCGCGCCCCTCGCCAAAAGACTAATGGCAAAGATGGCGAGCGTCGTAAGCTGAAGTTGGAATTAAAAGTATTGGCTGATGTAGGTTTACTAGGTATGCCAAATGCTGGTAAATCAACTTTGATTACCGCCGTATCTAATGCACGTCCAAAGATTGCAGATTATCCATTTACAACGCTGCACCCGAATTTAGGTGTGGTACGTGTTGGTGCTGAGCGCAGCTTCGTGATTGCAGATATTCCAGGATTAATTGAAGGTGCTGCTGAAGGCGCTGGCTTGGGTCATCGTTTTTTAAGGCACTTACAACGTACTGGTGTGCTCTTGCATTTAGTTGACATCGCACCATTTGATGACAATATTGATCCGGTAGCAGATGCTGTTGCTATCGTGAATGAATTGCGTAAGTATGATGAAGCCCTGGTTGAAAAACCACGTTGGTTGGTATTAAATAAAGTCGATATGATTCCTGAGGAAGATCGCAAGAAGGTAGTTGCGGACTTTATTAAACGGTTTAAGTGGAAAGGTCCCGTATTTGAGATCTCTGCTTTGACAGGCCTAGGTTGCGATAAGCTGTGCTACTCATTGCAGGATTATTTAGATTCTGTTCGCAAGGATCGGGATGATGCAGATGAGCGTGCTGCTGATCCACGATATCAAGAGCAAGCTCAGCCAGAAGATAAGACTCCAGATTAA
- a CDS encoding CNP1-like family protein — protein sequence MMKPSIYNLRLSILGLAITLAIAGCAGDPLESGVDPFAPMVFKEGATAMPLNPPNKATILPFYVSQQTIFKFAVDTDSILIGNDGITRYIVILTSPNGNSQVQYEGIRCDSFQWRLYGTFESGVWKENPLSSWRGIQDHTPNRYQAALAQGAFCNFNSQEKNIKNIIQSLNPNGFTGGTKPTNSFGVIN from the coding sequence ATGATGAAACCCTCTATCTACAATCTTCGACTTTCAATACTTGGCTTAGCTATCACTTTAGCTATAGCGGGATGCGCGGGAGATCCATTAGAAAGTGGTGTTGATCCATTTGCGCCAATGGTTTTTAAGGAGGGTGCAACAGCGATGCCCCTGAATCCTCCGAATAAAGCAACTATCCTGCCTTTTTATGTATCACAACAAACTATTTTTAAGTTTGCCGTGGACACTGACTCAATTTTGATTGGTAACGATGGCATCACTAGATATATCGTTATTTTGACGAGCCCCAATGGCAATAGCCAGGTTCAATATGAAGGTATTCGCTGTGACTCCTTCCAATGGCGCCTTTATGGCACATTTGAAAGTGGAGTTTGGAAAGAAAATCCACTCTCTAGCTGGCGAGGGATTCAGGATCACACGCCAAATCGCTACCAAGCCGCTTTAGCTCAAGGTGCATTCTGCAACTTTAATTCCCAAGAGAAGAATATTAAAAATATTATTCAGTCACTGAACCCCAATGGATTTACCGGCGGGACAAAGCCTACCAATTCATTTGGCGTGATTAACTAG
- a CDS encoding RNA pyrophosphohydrolase, producing MLDREGYRPNVGIVILNSHNEVFWGKRVGQHSWQFPQGGIQHGESPEQAMYRELHEEVGLLPEHVQIIGRTRDWLRYDVPEEFLRRQQASKNHRASYRGQKQIWFLLRLVGLDSDIHLRATEHPEFDAWRWVPFWIQLDSVIDFKREVYQLALSELARYLSRGIRMQQLAWGSPLDLLQSWYGEEENEFKEEKPTDKP from the coding sequence ATGCTTGACCGTGAAGGGTATCGACCCAATGTCGGCATAGTCATCCTCAACAGCCATAACGAGGTTTTCTGGGGAAAACGCGTTGGGCAGCATTCGTGGCAGTTCCCGCAGGGCGGGATTCAACATGGAGAGAGCCCAGAGCAAGCCATGTACCGCGAATTGCATGAGGAAGTTGGCTTGCTGCCAGAACATGTCCAAATTATTGGACGAACCAGGGACTGGCTTCGTTATGACGTCCCGGAGGAATTCTTACGCCGCCAGCAAGCCTCAAAGAATCATCGCGCAAGCTATCGCGGCCAAAAGCAAATCTGGTTTTTACTGCGTTTAGTGGGCTTAGATAGCGATATTCACCTACGTGCTACAGAGCATCCTGAATTTGATGCTTGGCGCTGGGTGCCTTTTTGGATTCAACTCGACTCCGTCATCGATTTCAAGCGCGAAGTCTACCAATTAGCCCTTTCTGAGCTTGCGCGCTATTTATCCCGCGGCATTCGTATGCAGCAACTTGCCTGGGGATCTCCGCTCGATTTACTTCAATCCTGGTACGGAGAAGAGGAAAATGAGTTCAAAGAAGAAAAACCTACTGATAAGCCATGA
- a CDS encoding proline--tRNA ligase, giving the protein MKASQSFLATLKEAPSDAEVVSHKLMVRAGLIRKLSAGIYNYLPLGLKSIRKVENIIREEMNRAGAIELLMPMIQPAELWQETGRWEKMGPELLRIKDRHDRDFLIQPTSEEVVTDLARNEIKSYKQLPVNFYQIQTKFRDERRPRFGIMRGREFSMKDAYSFDRDAEGLKKSYQIMFDAYTRIFKRMGLKFRAVTADNGAIGGSGSQEFHVIADTGEDAIVYCPNSDYAANLEAAESVSLIEARGAATQTMTKVATPDQTDCADVAKFLNLPIEKTVKSLLFAADQEEGPAKLFMVLVRGDHELNEIKASKIPGMTESRFASESEIKQACNAPAGYLGPVGVAADVTVVTDRTVANMSDFVCGANDAGHHLTGVNWGRDLPEPLVMDLRNAVAGDPSPDGKGVVDICRGIEVGHVFQLGTRYSEAMGCTYLDQQGKAQPMVMGCYGIGVTRLLGAAIEQGNDERGIVWPISMAPFEVVICPMGYDKSEAVKVAADQLHDELIAAGVDVVLDDRGERPGAMFADWELIGVPFRVVIGDRGLADAQVEFKGRTDAESENIPLADIKAKVIAAVDAAKKLVS; this is encoded by the coding sequence ATGAAAGCTTCACAATCATTTCTCGCCACGCTAAAAGAAGCCCCTTCAGACGCTGAGGTGGTATCGCACAAACTCATGGTGCGCGCCGGTTTAATACGTAAGCTCAGCGCAGGCATTTATAACTATCTACCCTTGGGTTTAAAGTCCATTCGCAAGGTTGAAAATATTATTCGCGAAGAAATGAATCGCGCTGGTGCCATTGAGTTACTCATGCCCATGATTCAACCTGCAGAGTTATGGCAAGAGACCGGTCGCTGGGAAAAGATGGGACCAGAATTGCTCCGCATCAAAGATCGCCATGATCGCGATTTTTTAATTCAGCCAACCTCTGAAGAGGTGGTAACAGATTTAGCGCGCAACGAAATTAAGAGTTACAAACAGCTCCCAGTGAATTTTTATCAAATTCAGACCAAGTTCCGAGATGAGCGCCGTCCACGTTTTGGAATTATGCGTGGACGTGAGTTCAGCATGAAAGATGCTTACTCCTTTGATCGTGATGCTGAGGGTCTGAAGAAGTCCTATCAAATCATGTTTGATGCTTACACTCGTATTTTTAAACGTATGGGTTTGAAGTTCCGTGCGGTTACTGCAGATAACGGCGCTATCGGTGGATCGGGCAGTCAAGAGTTTCATGTGATTGCCGACACTGGTGAAGACGCCATTGTGTATTGTCCGAATTCGGACTACGCCGCTAATCTTGAGGCTGCTGAATCAGTCTCATTGATTGAGGCGCGTGGTGCTGCAACTCAGACGATGACTAAGGTAGCCACACCAGATCAAACGGACTGTGCTGATGTAGCAAAGTTTTTAAACTTGCCGATTGAGAAAACAGTGAAGTCCTTACTTTTTGCCGCCGATCAAGAAGAAGGTCCAGCAAAATTATTTATGGTGCTAGTGCGCGGTGACCACGAGCTTAATGAAATCAAGGCGAGCAAGATTCCTGGCATGACGGAGTCACGCTTTGCCAGTGAATCTGAGATCAAGCAAGCATGTAATGCGCCAGCGGGTTATTTGGGTCCGGTTGGAGTTGCTGCTGATGTAACCGTAGTCACAGATCGTACCGTGGCTAATATGTCTGATTTTGTTTGCGGCGCTAATGATGCGGGGCATCATTTGACCGGTGTGAACTGGGGCCGTGATTTACCAGAGCCTTTGGTGATGGATTTGCGTAATGCTGTAGCGGGAGATCCTTCCCCTGATGGTAAAGGCGTGGTTGATATTTGCCGCGGCATTGAAGTGGGTCATGTATTCCAATTGGGTACGCGTTACTCTGAAGCGATGGGCTGCACTTACTTAGATCAGCAAGGTAAAGCACAGCCAATGGTGATGGGTTGTTATGGCATTGGTGTAACTCGCTTACTAGGCGCTGCAATTGAGCAGGGCAATGATGAGCGTGGAATCGTTTGGCCGATTTCGATGGCACCATTTGAAGTGGTGATCTGTCCAATGGGTTACGACAAGTCAGAGGCAGTGAAAGTTGCTGCCGATCAATTGCATGATGAATTAATTGCTGCTGGAGTAGATGTGGTACTCGATGACCGTGGCGAAAGACCAGGTGCGATGTTTGCTGATTGGGAACTCATTGGTGTTCCGTTCCGCGTTGTGATTGGTGATCGCGGTCTTGCAGATGCTCAAGTGGAATTTAAAGGTCGCACTGATGCTGAATCAGAAAATATCCCACTAGCAGACATTAAAGCAAAAGTGATTGCTGCAGTTGATGCAGCCAAGAAACTCGTTTCTTAG
- the ffh gene encoding signal recognition particle protein has protein sequence MLENLTDRLSRVVKTMRGQARLTEENTAEMLREIRLALLEADVALPVVKSLLEQIKFKALGEEVVGSLSPGQALVGVVQRELAQVMRGDATQSGELNLATQPPAVILMAGLQGAGKTTSVGKLAKFLQEKKKKKVLTVSCDVYRPAAIEQLETVSKQVGAEFFPSNINQKPSEIAAAALDWARRHYFDVLLVDTAGRLGIDEVLMQEIKTLHANLKPIETLFVVDAMLGQDAVNTAKAFHEALPLTGVILTKLDGDSRGGAALSVRQVTGVPLKFIGVAEKMDGLEAFDAERMASRILGMGDILALVEQAQQNVDVAKAEKLASKISKGGFDLGDFRDQLAQMQQMGGMASLMDKLPSHMAQAASKTNMSAADKQTRRMRGIIDSMTPQERAKPELLKATRKRRIAAGAGVEVQEVNRLLAQFEQMQTMMKQFKGGKMARTMASMAAKGAAKGIGGLFKK, from the coding sequence ATGCTTGAGAATCTCACCGATCGCCTATCTCGTGTTGTTAAAACAATGCGGGGACAAGCCCGCCTGACCGAAGAGAATACTGCAGAAATGCTCCGGGAGATCCGCCTAGCCTTGCTGGAGGCGGACGTTGCGCTTCCCGTAGTTAAATCCTTACTAGAGCAAATTAAATTTAAAGCCCTTGGCGAGGAAGTGGTTGGGAGCCTTAGCCCAGGACAAGCGCTGGTTGGCGTTGTTCAGCGCGAACTGGCCCAGGTCATGCGAGGTGACGCTACCCAAAGCGGTGAGCTGAATCTAGCAACCCAACCACCAGCAGTCATCCTCATGGCCGGCTTACAAGGCGCAGGAAAAACCACCTCAGTTGGTAAGTTAGCCAAATTTCTGCAAGAAAAGAAGAAAAAGAAAGTACTCACCGTCTCTTGTGACGTCTATCGTCCTGCAGCTATCGAACAGCTAGAAACAGTCAGTAAACAAGTTGGCGCTGAATTTTTCCCAAGCAACATTAATCAAAAGCCGAGTGAAATTGCTGCTGCCGCCCTAGATTGGGCACGCCGCCATTATTTTGATGTGTTGTTAGTGGACACTGCTGGTCGTCTCGGTATTGATGAAGTGCTGATGCAAGAGATCAAAACCTTGCATGCCAATCTCAAGCCGATTGAAACACTGTTTGTTGTTGATGCCATGCTAGGTCAAGATGCGGTCAACACAGCCAAAGCTTTCCATGAGGCACTTCCACTTACTGGCGTGATCCTCACCAAGCTAGATGGTGATTCACGCGGTGGTGCAGCACTTTCAGTGCGTCAGGTTACTGGAGTACCACTCAAATTCATTGGTGTTGCCGAAAAAATGGATGGCCTTGAAGCATTTGATGCCGAGAGAATGGCAAGCCGTATTTTGGGCATGGGGGATATTCTTGCCCTAGTTGAGCAAGCCCAACAGAACGTGGATGTTGCCAAAGCAGAAAAGCTGGCGAGTAAGATTTCTAAAGGTGGATTTGATCTAGGTGACTTCAGAGATCAACTTGCACAGATGCAACAGATGGGTGGCATGGCTAGCTTGATGGATAAGCTACCAAGTCATATGGCACAAGCAGCTTCCAAAACGAATATGAGCGCTGCTGACAAACAGACCAGGCGTATGCGCGGCATTATCGATAGCATGACACCTCAAGAGCGCGCAAAACCTGAATTGCTAAAAGCGACTCGCAAGCGTCGTATTGCAGCTGGTGCAGGTGTCGAGGTTCAAGAGGTCAATCGCTTGCTGGCACAGTTTGAGCAAATGCAAACCATGATGAAGCAATTCAAGGGCGGCAAGATGGCGCGTACCATGGCATCCATGGCAGCCAAAGGAGCCGCCAAAGGTATTGGCGGACTCTTTAAAAAATAA
- a CDS encoding inner membrane protein YpjD, producing MDILGYLGSGWLPPALYLFLLLILSWRAKSGNEFAISGWLTQASIFVILILHGIELHDSVFTSQGFVFGFAQDLSLIAWVGLAFYWFQSWFLPIASLLWMSILFALFSSLLPIFFPGVLISPTAVSDPWFKAHFIVATISVGLLSLAAMQAMLMSVYDRALHRQLAIVPNGRLAHWLEDLPPLMTMEGLLFNLLYVGFALLTLTVFSGLLFSQALFGKPFVFDHKTIFAMISWILFAGLLIARWWVGLRGWAAIRWVLSAYVVLLLAYVGSRFVLEVVLQKA from the coding sequence ATGGACATTTTAGGTTACTTAGGATCGGGATGGCTTCCCCCAGCCCTCTATTTATTTTTATTGCTCATTTTGAGCTGGAGAGCGAAGTCGGGCAATGAATTTGCCATTTCTGGCTGGCTGACACAGGCTAGCATTTTCGTGATTTTGATATTGCATGGAATCGAATTGCATGATTCTGTCTTTACATCTCAAGGTTTTGTTTTTGGGTTTGCTCAGGACTTATCCTTGATTGCCTGGGTTGGATTGGCGTTCTATTGGTTTCAATCCTGGTTTTTGCCAATCGCTAGCTTACTTTGGATGTCAATATTATTCGCTTTATTTAGCTCCTTGCTTCCGATCTTTTTCCCAGGGGTATTAATTTCTCCAACTGCTGTTTCAGATCCCTGGTTCAAGGCTCATTTTATTGTGGCCACTATTTCAGTGGGTTTATTAAGCCTGGCAGCTATGCAGGCTATGTTGATGAGTGTTTATGATCGCGCCTTGCATCGTCAATTAGCGATTGTGCCCAATGGTCGTCTAGCCCATTGGTTAGAAGATTTGCCGCCACTAATGACCATGGAAGGCCTGCTATTTAATTTACTCTATGTTGGTTTTGCACTCTTAACTCTGACCGTCTTCTCCGGCCTATTATTTTCACAAGCTTTATTTGGCAAGCCATTTGTGTTTGACCATAAAACTATTTTTGCAATGATCTCCTGGATCTTGTTTGCTGGTTTGCTGATAGCCCGCTGGTGGGTTGGTTTACGTGGCTGGGCTGCAATTCGATGGGTCTTGAGTGCTTACGTTGTTTTATTGCTTGCTTATGTTGGTAGTCGCTTTGTGTTGGAAGTGGTTCTTCAGAAAGCATGA
- the ampD gene encoding 1,6-anhydro-N-acetylmuramyl-L-alanine amidase AmpD, with protein sequence MLVVALCWKWFFRKHDTLIKWLLLFAGAGALYLWIKGKKQVKLNTDETAKLKAERNKVVEPEVIVQCHHCSVHLPKSEAVMQDMRFYCSQEHLDSLDAQGWLGSAAWRISPNQDMRPEGLVPDLAVIHHISLPPGEFVDRNSTQFIVDFFQNKLDSSLHPYFEEIADQKVSSHFLISRRGEIFQFVSTQSKAWHAGASSFLGREKCNDFSIGIELEGDGDHPFEDTQYSALAKLSSQIQSVYPNLQFVGHSDIAPGRKTDPGTCFDWKKFQGKNNIPIEKLPFGLDPR encoded by the coding sequence ATGTTGGTAGTCGCTTTGTGTTGGAAGTGGTTCTTCAGAAAGCATGACACTTTGATTAAATGGCTTCTATTGTTTGCTGGTGCAGGTGCTTTATACCTTTGGATAAAAGGCAAAAAACAAGTAAAGCTCAATACGGATGAGACTGCCAAGTTAAAGGCTGAGCGAAACAAAGTAGTTGAGCCGGAAGTGATTGTCCAATGCCACCATTGCTCTGTGCACCTTCCAAAATCTGAAGCAGTTATGCAAGATATGCGTTTCTATTGCTCTCAAGAGCATCTCGATAGCTTGGATGCCCAAGGTTGGCTTGGTTCGGCTGCTTGGCGTATCTCACCTAACCAAGATATGCGACCGGAGGGCCTTGTACCGGATTTAGCAGTGATTCATCACATCAGCCTCCCGCCCGGAGAATTCGTCGATCGCAATTCCACCCAATTTATCGTAGATTTTTTTCAAAACAAATTGGATTCTTCCTTGCACCCCTATTTTGAAGAAATTGCTGATCAAAAGGTATCTAGCCATTTTTTGATCTCTCGTCGTGGCGAGATCTTTCAGTTTGTATCCACTCAAAGCAAAGCCTGGCATGCCGGCGCCTCATCGTTTTTGGGGCGAGAAAAGTGCAATGATTTTTCGATTGGTATTGAGTTGGAGGGAGATGGCGATCATCCCTTTGAAGATACTCAGTACTCCGCCCTGGCCAAATTAAGCTCCCAAATACAATCCGTTTATCCCAATCTTCAATTTGTCGGGCACAGCGATATTGCCCCAGGAAGAAAAACTGATCCAGGCACTTGCTTTGATTGGAAAAAGTTTCAGGGTAAAAACAACATTCCTATCGAAAAATTACCCTTTGGTTTAGACCCGCGTTAG